From one Caldithrix abyssi DSM 13497 genomic stretch:
- a CDS encoding Rdx family protein produces the protein MKKVIIEYCVVUNYYDRAASLAERIENHLNLKTELQKSSGGRFEIFLDGEEIFSKTKTMRFPEPDEIIRLLAERMN, from the coding sequence ATGAAAAAAGTTATTATCGAATACTGTGTTGTCTGAAACTATTACGATCGGGCGGCCAGTTTGGCCGAAAGAATAGAGAATCATTTGAATCTAAAAACCGAACTGCAAAAAAGCAGCGGCGGAAGATTCGAAATATTTTTAGACGGAGAAGAGATCTTTTCCAAAACCAAAACCATGCGTTTCCCGGAGCCGGATGAAATTATTCGTCTTCTGGCTGAGAGGATGAATTAA
- the aroC gene encoding chorismate synthase, whose translation MKIRFLTAGESHGPGLVGIIEGLPANLPVDLKRVNHELYRRQQGYGRGGRMKMERDQVEVLSGIRFNKTLGSPISFILRNKDWANWTEIMSQGEGKEERVITRPRPGHADLPGALKYDFDDMRNVLERSSARETAMRVAVGAFCKELLYHFEIQIISHVLQIGPVKANMDVVQEMALREDALLKADESPVRCLDPQASQEMMAFIRRAKKEGDTAGGVIQIIAKKVPPGLGSHVHWDRKLDGQLAAALMSIQAVKGVEIGLGFKGAQLPGSQFHDEMFYDGSKLYRNRNNAGGIEGGMSNGEDIVIQIFMKPIPTLMKPLHSVDLRTKENFLAHKERSDVTAVPACAVVAEAAVAQVLADAFCEKFGNDTITDMESAFNRYKERIKL comes from the coding sequence ATGAAAATACGTTTTTTAACTGCCGGCGAATCTCATGGACCGGGCCTGGTCGGAATTATTGAAGGACTGCCGGCAAACTTACCCGTTGATCTGAAAAGAGTTAATCATGAGCTGTACCGCAGGCAACAGGGCTACGGTCGCGGCGGACGCATGAAAATGGAAAGAGACCAGGTTGAAGTCCTTTCCGGAATCCGCTTTAACAAAACCCTGGGCAGCCCCATCAGCTTTATTTTGCGCAATAAAGATTGGGCCAACTGGACGGAAATCATGTCTCAAGGAGAGGGCAAAGAAGAGCGCGTTATCACCCGACCGCGTCCGGGACATGCCGATCTGCCCGGCGCCCTCAAATATGATTTTGACGATATGCGCAATGTGCTGGAGCGTTCCAGCGCGCGCGAAACGGCCATGCGCGTGGCTGTTGGCGCTTTTTGCAAAGAACTGCTTTACCATTTTGAAATTCAGATTATTTCGCATGTGCTTCAAATTGGCCCTGTAAAGGCCAATATGGATGTGGTTCAGGAAATGGCGCTCAGGGAAGACGCCCTTCTAAAAGCCGATGAATCTCCGGTCAGATGCCTTGATCCGCAGGCTTCACAGGAAATGATGGCCTTTATTCGCCGCGCTAAAAAGGAAGGCGATACGGCCGGAGGCGTTATTCAAATTATTGCCAAAAAGGTGCCGCCGGGGCTGGGCAGCCACGTACACTGGGATCGCAAATTAGACGGGCAACTGGCCGCCGCCCTGATGTCTATTCAGGCCGTAAAGGGCGTTGAAATTGGCCTGGGATTTAAAGGCGCGCAACTGCCCGGTTCGCAATTCCATGATGAGATGTTTTACGATGGATCAAAATTGTATCGCAACCGCAATAACGCCGGCGGTATTGAAGGGGGCATGAGCAACGGGGAGGATATTGTGATCCAGATTTTTATGAAGCCCATTCCCACTTTAATGAAACCCCTGCATTCGGTTGATCTGAGAACAAAAGAAAATTTTCTGGCGCACAAGGAACGGAGCGACGTGACGGCCGTGCCAGCCTGCGCTGTGGTGGCCGAAGCCGCAGTGGCCCAGGTTCTGGCCGACGCCTTTTGCGAAAAATTCGGAAACGATACCATTACCGATATGGAAAGCGCTTTTAATCGTTACAAAGAGCGAATTAAACTTTAA
- a CDS encoding DHH family phosphoesterase, which yields MGKQNNAFQILKKMIDDHNHFVVISHIYTDGDALGAVMAFYHYLKSLGKKVEAIIPGSLPARYDFLKTRQAINRHSKSRLKKIIERADVILIVDISALERMDEWYAPVMASKAKKVCIDHHPDMCEQMDLKIIDVQRIATCEIVYDFFKTQGIEITDDMALALYTGILSDSGGFRFEGTSGKTLEIAAQLARKNIDPAWVYRQVYEYSNKNQLRFWGHVLAGLQSEGVIDWAVVSRETLQKFNVNIEELNGLIDIIRRDAAAQIFAMFVEKKNGEVMVGLRSKNGFDVGQLARRFGGGGHFHAAGFSSSLPLREVVQMTLEQIKQDQVLSPEE from the coding sequence ATGGGAAAGCAAAACAATGCTTTTCAGATATTGAAAAAAATGATTGACGACCATAATCATTTTGTGGTCATCAGCCATATTTATACCGACGGCGATGCCCTGGGCGCGGTGATGGCTTTTTACCACTATTTAAAAAGTCTGGGCAAAAAGGTAGAAGCCATTATCCCGGGATCGTTACCGGCCAGGTACGATTTTTTAAAAACACGCCAGGCTATTAACAGGCATTCTAAAAGCCGATTGAAAAAAATCATTGAACGCGCCGATGTCATTTTAATTGTTGATATTAGCGCGCTGGAACGGATGGATGAATGGTACGCTCCGGTGATGGCCAGCAAGGCTAAAAAGGTTTGCATCGACCATCATCCGGATATGTGCGAACAAATGGATTTAAAAATCATTGATGTGCAGCGCATCGCCACCTGTGAGATCGTTTACGATTTTTTTAAGACGCAGGGAATTGAGATCACGGACGACATGGCGCTGGCATTGTACACGGGCATTTTGAGCGATTCCGGCGGGTTCAGATTTGAAGGCACCAGCGGTAAAACCCTGGAAATTGCGGCGCAACTGGCCAGGAAAAATATTGATCCGGCCTGGGTTTACCGTCAGGTTTACGAATACAGCAATAAAAATCAACTCCGTTTCTGGGGGCATGTGCTTGCCGGCTTGCAATCGGAGGGCGTAATCGACTGGGCGGTGGTGTCCAGAGAGACGCTGCAAAAGTTTAATGTAAATATTGAAGAGTTGAACGGCCTGATCGATATTATTCGCCGTGATGCCGCGGCGCAAATATTTGCCATGTTCGTCGAAAAGAAGAATGGCGAGGTAATGGTCGGGTTACGCTCCAAAAACGGCTTTGATGTGGGGCAACTTGCCCGGCGATTTGGCGGGGGCGGCCATTTCCATGCGGCCGGCTTTTCTTCCAGCCTGCCGCTGAGGGAGGTTGTGCAAATGACCCTGGAACAAATAAAACAAGATCAGGTTTTAAGCCCTGAGGAATAA
- a CDS encoding isocitrate/isopropylmalate dehydrogenase family protein, whose product MAQKEKVYQITLIPGDGIGPEVTSAARKVLAAAGVVIDWEMVDAGAGAINKHGTTLPDETIESIRKNKVALKGPLTTPIGEGFKSVNVQLRKTLDLYANIRPVRSALGITFQHKPIDLVIFRENTEDLYAGLEYEIAPGVTQSLKIITEKASTRIARAAFEWARQNKRKMVHAVHKANIMKKSDGLFLDCVRKVAKEYPEIAYKEIIVDNCAMQMVMRPDQFDVVVLGNLYGDIISDLAAGLVGGLGVVPGANIGDEVAIFESVHGSAPDIAGKGVANPIATILSANMMLRHIGEGKAADRIQAALVLFLAERKHLTPDLGGRATTDELVDGLIEKIKMLR is encoded by the coding sequence ATGGCTCAAAAAGAAAAAGTATATCAGATCACATTAATCCCCGGCGACGGCATAGGGCCGGAGGTGACATCGGCAGCCCGAAAAGTTCTGGCCGCTGCCGGCGTGGTAATAGACTGGGAAATGGTTGACGCCGGAGCTGGCGCAATCAACAAACACGGAACGACCTTGCCGGATGAAACCATCGAATCCATCAGGAAAAATAAAGTGGCTTTAAAAGGTCCGTTAACCACGCCCATAGGCGAAGGTTTTAAATCGGTTAATGTACAATTACGCAAAACCCTGGACCTGTACGCCAATATCCGGCCGGTGCGTTCGGCTTTAGGCATTACCTTTCAGCATAAACCCATTGATCTGGTTATCTTTCGGGAAAATACGGAAGATCTTTACGCTGGTCTGGAGTATGAAATTGCGCCAGGCGTTACGCAAAGTTTAAAGATTATTACCGAAAAGGCCTCGACGCGCATTGCGCGGGCCGCTTTTGAATGGGCAAGGCAAAACAAACGGAAAATGGTTCATGCGGTGCATAAGGCCAATATCATGAAGAAGAGCGACGGCCTGTTTTTAGACTGTGTGCGTAAGGTGGCAAAGGAGTATCCGGAAATAGCCTACAAGGAGATCATCGTTGACAATTGCGCCATGCAAATGGTCATGCGCCCGGATCAGTTTGATGTGGTTGTGCTGGGCAACCTGTATGGCGATATTATTTCGGATTTGGCGGCGGGGCTGGTTGGAGGGCTTGGCGTTGTGCCCGGCGCCAATATTGGCGATGAAGTGGCCATTTTTGAATCGGTTCACGGCAGCGCGCCGGACATCGCCGGAAAGGGCGTGGCCAACCCCATTGCCACCATCCTTTCGGCCAATATGATGCTGCGCCACATCGGCGAAGGGAAAGCCGCAGACCGAATACAGGCGGCGCTGGTTCTGTTTTTAGCCGAACGTAAGCATTTAACGCCGGACCTTGGCGGGCGCGCCACCACCGATGAACTGGTCGACGGCCTGATTGAAAAAATCAAAATGTTGCGTTAA
- the metF gene encoding methylenetetrahydrofolate reductase [NAD(P)H]: protein MKVIEHLARAKETLLSFEIIPPKRGGDIHSLLRVVDDISKYNPPFIDITSHAAEVKYEETPQGIKRKVKRKRPGTLGICALIQNKYNIDAVPHVLCNGFTREETEDFLIDLQYLEIENVLALRGEENSYQKPLVNGRSANRYAVDLVAQINNMNKGIYLEEELIDARPSNFCIGVAAYPEKHVSAPNLEFDIKQLKKKIEAGAEYVVTQMFYDNRYYFDFLDKCRAAGIDVPIIPGLKILTAKSQLTSIPANFHITLPSELTDPVLEAESDEDVLEIGVDWAYKQVSELIEKKAPAIHFYIMQNSKPIRMLMKKLGF, encoded by the coding sequence ATGAAAGTCATTGAACATTTAGCCAGAGCAAAAGAAACGTTGCTCAGCTTTGAGATCATTCCTCCCAAGCGGGGCGGAGATATACACAGCCTATTGAGAGTGGTGGACGACATCTCTAAATATAATCCTCCTTTTATTGACATTACCAGTCATGCCGCAGAAGTAAAATACGAAGAAACGCCGCAAGGCATTAAACGTAAGGTCAAGCGCAAGCGTCCGGGCACCCTTGGCATTTGCGCGCTGATCCAGAATAAGTACAATATCGACGCCGTGCCTCATGTGTTGTGCAATGGTTTTACGCGAGAAGAAACGGAAGACTTTTTAATCGATCTGCAATATCTGGAAATTGAAAATGTTTTAGCCTTACGCGGAGAAGAGAACAGCTACCAAAAGCCGCTGGTTAATGGCCGAAGCGCTAACCGTTACGCGGTTGATCTGGTTGCGCAGATCAACAACATGAACAAAGGCATTTATCTGGAAGAGGAACTGATCGACGCCAGACCGTCCAATTTTTGCATTGGAGTGGCCGCCTATCCGGAAAAGCATGTTTCCGCTCCCAATCTTGAGTTTGACATCAAACAATTAAAAAAGAAGATTGAAGCCGGGGCAGAATATGTGGTTACGCAAATGTTTTACGACAATCGATATTATTTCGATTTTCTGGACAAATGTCGAGCAGCGGGGATTGATGTTCCCATCATACCCGGTCTAAAAATTTTGACGGCAAAAAGTCAACTGACGAGCATTCCGGCCAATTTTCACATCACTCTGCCTTCTGAACTGACCGATCCGGTGTTAGAAGCCGAATCGGATGAAGACGTTCTGGAAATAGGGGTGGACTGGGCTTACAAACAGGTCAGCGAGTTAATCGAAAAAAAGGCGCCGGCTATCCATTTTTACATCATGCAAAATTCGAAACCGATTCGCATGTTGATGAAAAAACTGGGGTTTTAA